The following are encoded in a window of Roseimaritima ulvae genomic DNA:
- a CDS encoding CheR family methyltransferase produces the protein MTKQESKPPSPPTHFPIVGIGSSAGGFDAIRRLLEAMPDHPGVALVIVQHLAPDKPSLASGLLARYTKMDVRQVHDQSVVEPDHVYVIPPGKLLSIAGGKFQLTPMEGPRHPPVSVDFFFRALAKDQRECAVGVILSGTGSDGALGVKAIKEAGGLVLVQEVDSAEHGGMPEQAIRSGVVDQVLAPEAIPEALIRFANHDYICGDAALPELETDASRSGVSPRLAEVGSETDETGASAGPANDAEAAGDNSDKEVGLDAIVKLLRTSGNSDFRGYKEATLLRRTRRRMCLRHIDKVEDYLAYLEESPAEIKSLAGDLLISVTDFFRDPDAWDDLANHVIPEIVGTKSADEAVRVWVAGCATGEEAYTIAMLMQEEIGKQQRTSPLQIFASDIDKRALDEARAGQYPVSIVADVSAERIQRFFKLEDGDLHFQVNKSLRETIVFAEQNMLADPPFSHLDLILCRNVLIYLKPDMQQKLIGLFHFALRQHGYLVLGTAETVGRQDDLFETLHQRSRIYRGIGPTRHDHLDIPVTSGSRREMNEFTTLAPFRREQQVSHLAQEKLVDMMAPQAILVDRHWRMLYISGDVNPYILHRPGVPNENLLSKVREGLRSKLRGAVRKALAEKSNVSVRCRVHREGTICLVRVEVRYVSDRASQEAFALIVFDELENNHPTLVSDIHRSTGASEIKEMDVDEDSIIRQLEDELAATKDDLQITVEQFEASNEEFKASNEEVMSINEELQSTNEELETSKEELQSLNEELSTVNLQLASKVEELEVKHADLENLVSATDIATVCLDTDFKIRWFTPAARQFIRIQKSDIGRPLEDLQHDFDANELKEEYKKVMRRLIPLDNEVDCTDSRSFIRRTVPYRADDHRIGGVVITMVEISKLRQRETQLRASEGKLLSLTKNLESQVRERTELLGILQHVTRLANEATSIDEALQSSLAKITEFNGWCVGHAWRLADDSSADDPQLESSGIWHVSADAKNSTANGEFQEFQRITAGTRFTKGDGLVGRRCNRGSQNGAMTSALSLIGFVAPSMDWCFTPRSLFRSQSAVKSLP, from the coding sequence GTGACGAAGCAAGAGTCAAAGCCACCGTCGCCGCCCACGCATTTTCCCATTGTTGGTATCGGTTCATCGGCCGGTGGCTTCGACGCGATACGGCGACTGCTCGAAGCGATGCCAGATCATCCAGGCGTCGCCTTGGTCATTGTCCAGCATTTGGCACCGGACAAACCCAGCCTGGCTTCTGGGCTACTAGCTCGCTACACCAAAATGGACGTGCGGCAGGTTCATGATCAGTCAGTCGTTGAGCCGGATCATGTGTACGTGATTCCGCCGGGAAAACTCCTTAGCATCGCGGGGGGTAAGTTCCAATTGACGCCAATGGAGGGCCCGCGTCATCCTCCTGTAAGTGTCGATTTTTTCTTCCGCGCATTGGCCAAGGACCAGCGGGAGTGTGCCGTTGGGGTGATCCTGTCGGGTACCGGCAGCGATGGCGCACTGGGCGTCAAAGCGATTAAGGAAGCGGGCGGACTGGTCCTGGTTCAAGAAGTGGACTCAGCCGAACACGGCGGCATGCCCGAGCAGGCAATTCGTTCGGGTGTCGTCGATCAAGTGCTCGCCCCCGAAGCGATTCCCGAAGCTCTGATCCGGTTCGCCAATCATGACTACATCTGCGGCGATGCAGCCCTCCCCGAATTGGAAACCGACGCTAGCCGCTCAGGGGTTAGCCCCAGGCTGGCCGAGGTGGGGTCAGAGACCGACGAAACCGGGGCTAGCGCTGGGCCGGCTAATGATGCCGAGGCAGCGGGAGACAACTCCGATAAGGAGGTTGGGCTCGACGCTATCGTTAAGCTCTTGCGGACTAGTGGAAATTCCGATTTTCGCGGCTACAAGGAGGCGACGCTGCTGCGTCGTACGCGCCGACGCATGTGCCTGCGTCACATTGACAAAGTGGAAGACTACCTTGCGTATTTGGAAGAAAGTCCCGCCGAAATCAAATCGTTGGCCGGCGACCTGCTGATTAGCGTCACCGACTTTTTCCGCGATCCCGATGCGTGGGATGATTTAGCCAATCATGTCATTCCAGAAATTGTTGGAACGAAATCGGCTGATGAGGCCGTTCGAGTTTGGGTCGCCGGTTGCGCTACTGGCGAAGAGGCCTACACGATCGCGATGTTGATGCAGGAAGAGATCGGCAAGCAGCAGAGGACAAGCCCTCTACAGATATTTGCTTCTGATATCGACAAACGAGCGCTCGACGAAGCACGCGCCGGCCAGTACCCGGTCAGTATCGTGGCCGATGTCTCGGCCGAGCGGATTCAGCGGTTCTTCAAATTGGAAGACGGCGATCTGCACTTTCAAGTCAACAAGTCATTACGGGAAACCATTGTCTTCGCCGAGCAAAACATGCTTGCCGATCCACCGTTTTCCCACCTTGATTTGATCCTCTGTCGCAACGTCCTGATTTACTTAAAACCGGACATGCAACAGAAGCTAATTGGATTATTCCATTTTGCCCTGCGACAACATGGGTATCTGGTGCTGGGAACTGCCGAGACCGTCGGGCGGCAAGACGATTTGTTTGAAACGCTGCATCAACGATCGCGGATCTACCGTGGTATTGGGCCGACACGTCACGACCACTTAGACATCCCGGTGACATCGGGATCGAGACGGGAAATGAACGAATTCACCACGCTGGCCCCGTTTCGACGTGAGCAGCAAGTTTCGCATCTGGCGCAAGAGAAGCTTGTCGACATGATGGCACCTCAGGCCATTCTGGTGGATCGTCACTGGCGAATGCTTTACATCAGTGGCGACGTCAATCCATACATTCTGCATAGACCCGGCGTTCCTAACGAGAATTTGCTCAGCAAGGTGCGGGAAGGCTTGCGAAGTAAACTGCGTGGCGCGGTTCGCAAAGCATTGGCTGAAAAATCGAATGTCAGCGTTCGGTGCCGCGTGCACAGAGAAGGTACGATCTGTCTCGTCCGTGTCGAAGTTCGCTATGTCAGCGATCGGGCAAGCCAGGAAGCCTTCGCGCTGATCGTGTTTGACGAGTTGGAGAACAATCACCCCACTCTCGTAAGCGACATCCACCGCTCCACGGGGGCCAGCGAAATCAAGGAAATGGATGTCGACGAAGATTCGATTATCCGTCAATTGGAAGACGAACTCGCGGCGACCAAGGACGATCTTCAAATCACCGTGGAGCAGTTTGAAGCTTCCAACGAAGAGTTCAAAGCCAGCAACGAAGAGGTGATGAGCATCAATGAGGAATTGCAAAGCACAAACGAAGAATTGGAAACCAGCAAAGAGGAACTGCAATCGCTGAACGAGGAACTGTCAACGGTCAACTTGCAACTGGCTTCCAAGGTCGAAGAATTGGAGGTCAAGCATGCTGATCTGGAGAACTTGGTCTCGGCCACTGATATCGCCACGGTTTGCTTGGACACGGACTTTAAAATTCGTTGGTTCACACCGGCGGCAAGGCAATTCATTCGGATCCAGAAATCCGACATTGGCCGCCCGCTGGAGGATTTACAGCACGACTTCGACGCCAATGAACTGAAGGAAGAATACAAGAAGGTTATGCGGCGGTTAATTCCATTGGACAATGAGGTGGATTGCACCGACAGCCGCTCTTTCATCCGGCGAACGGTGCCCTATCGGGCCGACGACCATCGCATCGGCGGTGTTGTGATCACGATGGTGGAAATCAGCAAGCTGCGGCAACGCGAAACCCAATTGCGGGCTAGCGAAGGAAAATTGCTTTCCCTGACTAAGAATCTGGAGAGTCAAGTTCGAGAGCGGACGGAGCTGTTGGGCATTCTGCAACACGTGACGCGTCTCGCCAATGAAGCAACTTCGATTGACGAAGCTTTGCAATCATCGCTTGCCAAAATCACCGAGTTCAATGGTTGGTGCGTTGGCCATGCGTGGCGGCTGGCCGATGACAGTTCAGCTGACGATCCACAACTGGAAAGCTCCGGCATTTGGCATGTTTCGGCTGATGCCAAGAACAGCACTGCCAATGGAGAATTCCAAGAATTCCAGCGGATCACCGCTGGAACACGATTCACCAAAGGCGACGGTCTCGTTGGCCGGCGATGCAATCGGGGCAGCCAGAATGGGGCAATGACATCTGCACTCAGCCTGATAGGTTTCGTCGCTCCATCGATGGATTGGTGCTTCACGCCGCGATCGCTATTCCGATCACAATCGGCAGTGAAGTCGTTGCCGTGA
- a CDS encoding BON domain-containing protein: MSLATLQRPIVPDSTWPHPSVTAAKRNSNPVEDAAHQQLCSSGYRPLCCVTCYVNGTTVELSGTLPSFFMKQMAQEVIRHVVGIHRIENGIEVVYGKEPLG; this comes from the coding sequence ATGAGTTTGGCTACTCTCCAGCGCCCTATCGTGCCCGATTCGACATGGCCGCACCCATCAGTTACGGCAGCGAAGCGAAATTCAAACCCGGTGGAGGACGCCGCACACCAACAGCTTTGCAGCAGCGGGTATCGTCCTCTTTGTTGCGTAACGTGCTACGTCAATGGAACGACGGTGGAACTGTCGGGAACGTTGCCATCCTTCTTCATGAAGCAAATGGCACAAGAGGTTATTCGGCATGTCGTCGGCATTCACCGAATCGAAAATGGCATCGAAGTGGTTTACGGCAAAGAGCCTTTGGGATGA
- a CDS encoding exopolysaccharide biosynthesis protein: MSTSSIHPTEDVLDELDEAAEQHDPLTFGNVMDVLGQHSFAPVLLLIGLIMMVPGPADIPGVPVVLGLLVIVVAGQIVMHREHLWIPAWMERRKVKAARARKMVSWLRTPAHWLDRITKPRLKWLVKHAGATLVAVACIVIAMATPILEFIPFSANLAGAAIAAFAISLMAKDGLLAGAAIAISIATFGLVVYQFLGN; the protein is encoded by the coding sequence TTGTCTACATCATCAATTCATCCTACCGAAGACGTTTTGGATGAACTGGACGAGGCCGCGGAACAGCACGATCCACTGACCTTTGGTAACGTGATGGACGTGCTCGGACAGCATAGTTTCGCGCCGGTGCTTCTCTTGATCGGTTTGATCATGATGGTGCCAGGACCGGCGGACATTCCAGGGGTTCCCGTGGTTCTCGGGCTATTGGTCATTGTCGTTGCCGGCCAGATCGTCATGCACCGTGAGCACCTTTGGATTCCAGCTTGGATGGAACGCAGAAAGGTGAAGGCAGCGCGGGCCAGAAAGATGGTGTCTTGGCTGCGCACGCCGGCGCACTGGTTGGATCGCATCACCAAGCCAAGACTTAAATGGCTGGTCAAGCACGCCGGTGCGACACTGGTTGCGGTTGCGTGCATCGTGATCGCCATGGCAACGCCCATTTTAGAATTCATTCCGTTTAGTGCGAACTTGGCGGGCGCTGCGATTGCGGCGTTTGCAATTTCGTTGATGGCGAAAGACGGTTTACTCGCCGGAGCTGCCATCGCGATTTCAATCGCCACCTTCGGACTGGTGGTGTACCAATTTCTTGGGAATTGA
- a CDS encoding sensor histidine kinase — translation MLHAAIAIPITIGSEVVAVMEFFSVQTIEPQQRFLEILPDIGIQLGHAIGRNRLQSIVASIADAEQRRIGRELHDGIAQQLTGGALIAQSLKRALPETMRTEIESMNHLIEFLNQTQDDVRHLSSGLLPDPVRADDLIPALRGLAATTCQRFDIRCKVGEEGIDDSKIGNDVTADLIFQIASEAVHNAIKHADADSIEIRVGMEDTFRLSVHDNGKGFDTNLHKANTNGLRIMRFRAESVGGSLEIESSTDHGSEVLLNIPASAMR, via the coding sequence GTGCTTCACGCCGCGATCGCTATTCCGATCACAATCGGCAGTGAAGTCGTTGCCGTGATGGAGTTCTTTTCCGTTCAAACGATCGAACCACAGCAGCGATTCTTGGAAATTCTTCCTGATATCGGAATTCAACTCGGTCACGCGATCGGCCGCAATCGCTTGCAAAGCATCGTCGCCAGCATTGCTGACGCAGAGCAACGTCGGATTGGGCGTGAATTACACGATGGGATTGCTCAGCAACTGACCGGTGGTGCCTTGATCGCTCAGTCGCTCAAACGCGCACTTCCCGAGACGATGCGGACGGAGATCGAAAGTATGAACCATCTGATTGAATTTTTGAATCAAACGCAAGACGATGTTCGCCACTTGTCCAGTGGCTTGCTGCCTGATCCCGTGCGCGCCGACGATCTGATTCCCGCCCTCCGCGGACTCGCAGCCACGACATGCCAACGGTTTGATATTCGCTGCAAAGTCGGCGAGGAAGGCATCGACGATTCCAAGATAGGCAATGACGTCACCGCCGATTTGATTTTTCAGATTGCTAGTGAAGCGGTCCACAACGCCATAAAGCACGCCGACGCGGATAGCATTGAAATCCGAGTCGGTATGGAGGACACGTTTCGGTTGAGCGTGCATGACAACGGAAAAGGATTTGACACCAATCTTCACAAAGCGAATACCAACGGGCTTCGTATCATGCGATTCAGAGCCGAATCGGTGGGCGGAAGTCTGGAAATTGAATCGTCAACGGATCATGGAAGCGAAGTCTTATTAAACATCCCAGCATCAGCGATGCGTTAA
- a CDS encoding response regulator, translating into MTTTSTLRNPARIAVVDDHGIVRFGYAQLINQEPALDVCGMAATEQEGLQMLRDQRPDLAIIDLSLDEGDGLDLIKSVISIIPEMKILVISAHDENLFAHRVLAAGALGFITKRKAPEKLIDGIQALLRGDFFSVKRSPRR; encoded by the coding sequence ATGACAACCACCAGCACGCTTCGTAATCCGGCCCGCATCGCCGTGGTGGACGATCATGGCATTGTGCGGTTTGGTTACGCCCAGTTGATCAATCAAGAGCCTGCATTGGATGTCTGCGGAATGGCTGCCACCGAACAAGAGGGCTTGCAGATGCTCCGCGACCAGCGGCCTGACCTCGCTATCATCGACCTGTCGCTCGATGAAGGAGACGGATTGGACCTGATCAAATCGGTCATCTCCATCATCCCCGAAATGAAGATCCTGGTTATATCCGCGCACGACGAAAACCTATTCGCACATCGCGTCTTGGCGGCCGGTGCGCTCGGTTTCATCACCAAGCGTAAGGCGCCAGAGAAACTAATTGACGGAATCCAGGCTCTCTTGCGAGGCGACTTTTTTTCAGTGAAGAGGTCACCAAGACGTTGA
- a CDS encoding response regulator transcription factor — translation MIRSRVGNRQTAATVGIASLTNRELQVLEQVGKGQSTRQIADAMYLSVKTIERHKENIKQKLAIENASPLVQHATQWILSRGY, via the coding sequence TTGATCCGCAGTCGTGTCGGCAACCGCCAGACCGCCGCCACGGTGGGCATCGCCTCTCTGACTAATCGCGAGTTACAAGTATTGGAGCAAGTCGGCAAAGGACAAAGCACGCGACAAATAGCCGATGCGATGTATTTAAGCGTCAAAACAATCGAGCGTCACAAAGAGAACATCAAGCAAAAGCTCGCTATTGAAAACGCATCCCCGCTGGTCCAGCACGCAACCCAGTGGATACTCAGTCGCGGCTACTGA
- a CDS encoding ferritin-like domain-containing protein, protein MGLFTSTEFDSLECLLVDQLQDLYDAENRLVDALPKMADAASSPELKQAFRSHLDETKGHVNRLEQAFQLLDASAKRKTCNAMKGLVSEGEEMIEAKGDAAIKDAALIAAAQRVEHYEMAGYGSARNFAQRCGRQDVADLLQQTLQEEGGADKKLTQIAESSINSAAARA, encoded by the coding sequence ATGGGACTATTTACTAGCACCGAATTCGATTCACTCGAATGTTTGCTTGTCGACCAACTGCAGGACCTGTATGACGCCGAAAACAGGCTGGTCGATGCGCTACCCAAAATGGCGGACGCCGCTTCGTCGCCGGAGTTGAAGCAAGCATTCCGCAGTCATTTGGACGAAACCAAAGGGCATGTCAATCGACTCGAGCAAGCTTTTCAGCTCTTGGACGCATCCGCCAAACGTAAAACCTGTAACGCGATGAAAGGGCTGGTTTCGGAAGGCGAAGAAATGATCGAGGCCAAAGGCGACGCGGCCATCAAGGATGCAGCGCTAATCGCGGCGGCACAGCGAGTCGAACACTACGAGATGGCTGGCTACGGATCGGCGCGAAACTTCGCACAGCGATGTGGTCGCCAAGACGTTGCCGATCTCCTGCAGCAAACTCTGCAAGAAGAAGGCGGCGCCGACAAGAAGCTCACGCAAATTGCCGAATCGTCGATCAACTCGGCGGCCGCTCGAGCATAA
- a CDS encoding inorganic diphosphatase, translating to MIDEGKVGHKVISVATADAEFSGFTDLESLSAHRLEMVRRFFIDYKTLEEKEVEVQDFSSGKQALEVIDNAIRKYASEKR from the coding sequence ATGATCGACGAGGGCAAAGTCGGCCACAAGGTCATCAGTGTTGCGACCGCAGACGCAGAATTCAGTGGATTTACCGATCTGGAATCGCTATCGGCTCATCGATTAGAGATGGTGCGACGATTTTTTATCGACTACAAAACATTGGAAGAAAAGGAAGTCGAGGTGCAAGATTTTTCTTCTGGGAAACAGGCATTGGAGGTAATCGACAATGCCATTCGCAAATATGCTTCAGAAAAAAGATGA
- a CDS encoding DUF421 domain-containing protein encodes MESTLLASFISGKMFFDGWAPVVRTLVVGAVAYAALIGILRASGKRTLSKMNAFDFIVTIALGSTLASALTSQNVSLVQGVTALGLLVFLQLVSTWLAVRYTWYSGLIKSEPTLVFFQGRYLRDAMKKQRITQEEILAAMRQNGIAQPSEVAAVVIETEGTLSVIPEGPASAEELRNLGVEGTSNI; translated from the coding sequence ATGGAGTCGACATTGTTGGCCAGCTTTATCAGCGGCAAAATGTTTTTCGATGGGTGGGCACCTGTCGTCCGGACGCTGGTGGTTGGTGCGGTCGCATACGCAGCATTGATAGGGATCCTACGGGCCAGTGGTAAGCGAACGCTTTCAAAAATGAACGCCTTCGACTTCATCGTAACGATTGCACTGGGGTCGACGCTGGCTTCGGCACTCACGTCCCAGAACGTATCGCTTGTCCAAGGAGTCACCGCATTGGGGCTGCTGGTCTTCCTGCAACTTGTGTCAACTTGGCTCGCCGTCCGGTACACCTGGTACTCGGGACTCATTAAATCCGAGCCGACTTTAGTGTTCTTTCAGGGACGCTATCTTCGCGACGCTATGAAGAAGCAGCGTATAACTCAGGAGGAGATTCTTGCGGCTATGCGGCAAAACGGAATCGCCCAGCCCAGCGAAGTGGCAGCAGTCGTTATCGAAACTGAGGGAACGCTTTCGGTCATCCCGGAAGGCCCCGCATCGGCTGAAGAGTTGAGAAATCTGGGCGTCGAAGGTACGTCTAATATCTAA
- a CDS encoding SRPBCC family protein, whose amino-acid sequence MSALSASQTRAIVQRDANAPASIRSHEPSPNQQCQTSLNVGSTERKVSTLGGAALILTGLSRGSLSGLLLSMAGGSLLYRGLSGHCYAYQALGINTDDHTDKSVIPAQSGTKVDLSVTVNRPIDELYSFWRNLENLPDTMRHLKSVESLDGNRSRWVAEGPMGVTIEWEAETFNEREPELIAWRSLPGSQVDTTGSIRFKELENGRGTAVTVSLKYDPPGGKVGSAIAWLMGGDAEQQIDEDLRRFKSRLEAGEIPTIEGQSSGRR is encoded by the coding sequence ATGAGTGCCCTCTCCGCCTCGCAAACTCGCGCAATCGTGCAACGTGACGCCAACGCCCCTGCCAGCATTCGATCGCATGAACCATCGCCAAATCAGCAATGCCAAACCTCGCTGAACGTTGGATCGACGGAGCGAAAGGTTTCTACCCTCGGCGGCGCGGCATTGATTCTAACGGGACTGTCGCGCGGCAGTCTAAGTGGCCTCTTGCTTTCAATGGCTGGAGGTTCGCTGTTGTATCGGGGGCTCTCTGGTCACTGCTACGCCTACCAGGCACTGGGAATCAACACCGATGATCATACGGACAAGTCCGTGATTCCCGCCCAATCGGGCACAAAGGTCGACCTGTCCGTGACCGTCAATCGTCCCATCGATGAATTGTATTCGTTTTGGCGAAACCTGGAAAACTTGCCCGATACGATGCGGCATCTAAAAAGTGTTGAATCGCTCGACGGCAACCGATCACGTTGGGTTGCCGAAGGGCCTATGGGTGTGACGATCGAGTGGGAAGCAGAGACATTCAACGAACGCGAACCGGAATTGATCGCCTGGCGATCGTTGCCCGGCAGCCAAGTCGATACGACTGGCAGTATTCGCTTCAAGGAACTTGAAAACGGACGCGGAACTGCCGTGACCGTGTCGTTGAAGTACGACCCGCCGGGCGGCAAAGTCGGGTCCGCGATCGCGTGGTTGATGGGCGGTGATGCCGAACAACAAATCGACGAAGACCTGCGCAGGTTCAAGAGCCGATTGGAAGCTGGTGAGATCCCAACGATCGAAGGCCAGTCGAGTGGCCGTCGATAA